One region of Chryseobacterium muglaense genomic DNA includes:
- a CDS encoding tyrosine-type recombinase/integrase, with the protein MNSTFKLKDPNSEKQTLIYFRSFFSNENKNFIYSTGEKIKPSEWDFEHRQPNDLNGRTKRAENHRGIKKQLDRYIGYFTEIVNRYKNIGEHLTTDIIRQRFDEEFKKIKVKEDFFRLYEQFIDEKANDCTGKGISKSTKTRYEHNKNLLLEFQNYSKIKITLGSFNEKTYNKFLKYCIEIKDHSANTIHRDVGLLKTFLYWALNKKYSYNNDFISFKKPPKFRTDEIALNYEQVELIYNYDFSDNKRLERVRDLFVFGCTTGMRFGNYSTISRSDVNGNFIRVIDLKSKSKNLAIPLNSISKSILEKYDYSLPSITNQKMNEYIKEVFKKLEFTDVIKKTMKYGDELVDKKAEFWTRISSHTARRSFITIMKNKRVPDKVIMSYTGHTSLEVFNAYYRPSEDDKINYMNEVFK; encoded by the coding sequence ATGAATTCTACTTTTAAACTTAAAGATCCTAATAGTGAAAAGCAAACTTTGATTTATTTCCGTTCATTTTTTAGCAATGAAAATAAGAATTTCATCTACTCTACTGGTGAAAAAATAAAACCTTCCGAATGGGATTTTGAACACAGGCAACCAAATGACCTAAACGGAAGGACAAAACGAGCAGAAAACCACAGAGGTATAAAAAAACAATTAGATAGATACATTGGTTATTTCACTGAAATCGTAAATCGTTACAAAAATATCGGCGAACATCTAACTACCGATATCATAAGGCAAAGATTTGACGAAGAGTTTAAAAAAATTAAGGTGAAAGAAGATTTTTTTAGACTTTATGAGCAATTTATTGATGAGAAAGCTAATGATTGTACCGGAAAAGGAATATCAAAATCAACCAAGACAAGATATGAACATAATAAAAACCTACTTCTCGAATTTCAAAACTACTCTAAAATAAAAATCACTTTAGGGAGCTTTAACGAAAAAACTTATAATAAATTTCTTAAGTATTGCATTGAAATAAAAGACCATTCTGCCAATACCATTCATCGTGATGTTGGATTGTTGAAGACATTCCTTTATTGGGCATTAAACAAAAAGTACAGCTATAATAATGATTTCATTAGCTTTAAAAAACCTCCAAAATTTCGTACAGACGAAATAGCTTTAAATTATGAACAAGTCGAACTCATATACAATTATGACTTCAGTGATAACAAAAGATTGGAAAGGGTGCGTGACCTTTTTGTTTTTGGATGTACTACAGGAATGAGGTTTGGTAATTACAGCACAATCTCAAGAAGTGATGTTAACGGTAATTTTATCCGGGTTATTGATTTAAAAAGTAAATCTAAAAACTTAGCAATTCCTTTAAACAGTATTTCTAAATCAATACTCGAAAAGTATGATTATAGCCTGCCTAGTATTACAAATCAGAAGATGAATGAGTATATTAAGGAGGTTTTTAAAAAGCTGGAATTTACTGATGTAATAAAAAAGACTATGAAATATGGTGATGAGTTGGTAGACAAAAAAGCCGAATTTTGGACAAGAATCTCGTCACATACTGCAAGAAGAAGTTTCATTACAATAATGAAGAACAAACGAGTTCCGGATAAAGTAATTATGAGTTACACTGGTCATACTAGCTTAGAAGTCTTTAATGCTTATTACAGACCAAGTGAAGATGATAAGATCAACTATATGAATGAAGTTTTTAAATAA
- a CDS encoding efflux RND transporter periplasmic adaptor subunit: MKRVVSGAVLSAVLLLFSCNEKKEEKQEDSVYPVTSPVKMDTIINKDYVAQVQSVKNIEIRAQEKGFLEKIYVDEGQYVKAGQTLFRIMPQLYQAELLKAKAEVEQASIELRNASTLSDNNIVSKNERLMAKAKLDAANAEMKLAQIHLSFTDIKAPFSGIIDRIPLKLGSLVDEGDLLTTLSDNTNIYTYFNVSEPEYLNYQTNVAGRGNQNVNLVMANGDLFNQTGEIQTIEGQFDNETGNIAFRAKFPNPEKLLRNGETGKIRMTLPLKNALIIPQKATYEIQDQKYVFVIDKNGVAKSKNIKISYELPDIYVVASGLSSDDKILLDGVQKVKDDQKVKVKYQDPKKVLQSLKLKAE, translated from the coding sequence ATGAAAAGAGTTGTCTCAGGTGCTGTCTTAAGCGCTGTTCTCCTACTGTTTAGCTGTAACGAGAAAAAAGAAGAAAAACAAGAAGATTCAGTGTATCCGGTGACTTCACCTGTAAAAATGGATACCATTATCAACAAAGACTATGTCGCCCAAGTTCAGTCGGTGAAAAACATTGAAATTCGGGCTCAGGAAAAAGGTTTCCTTGAAAAAATCTATGTTGACGAAGGTCAATACGTAAAAGCCGGACAGACATTATTCAGAATTATGCCCCAATTGTATCAGGCAGAATTATTAAAAGCAAAAGCCGAAGTTGAGCAGGCTTCAATTGAACTTAGAAATGCAAGTACGTTATCTGACAACAATATCGTTTCTAAAAACGAAAGATTAATGGCAAAAGCAAAGCTCGATGCAGCGAATGCTGAAATGAAATTGGCTCAAATCCATCTTTCTTTTACCGATATTAAAGCTCCGTTTTCTGGAATAATCGACAGAATTCCTTTAAAATTGGGGAGTTTGGTAGATGAAGGTGATCTTTTGACAACACTTTCAGACAATACCAATATTTATACTTATTTCAATGTTTCAGAGCCTGAATATTTAAATTATCAAACAAATGTTGCAGGCCGTGGAAATCAAAATGTAAATCTGGTAATGGCAAACGGAGATTTGTTTAATCAGACTGGAGAAATTCAAACCATTGAAGGACAGTTTGATAATGAGACCGGAAATATTGCCTTCAGAGCAAAGTTTCCAAACCCTGAAAAACTACTGAGAAACGGTGAAACAGGAAAAATCCGTATGACATTACCGTTGAAAAATGCTTTAATTATTCCACAAAAAGCAACGTACGAAATTCAGGATCAAAAATATGTTTTTGTGATTGATAAAAATGGAGTTGCTAAATCTAAAAATATTAAAATTTCTTATGAACTTCCGGATATTTATGTAGTTGCATCCGGGCTTTCAAGTGACGATAAAATTCTTTTAGATGGAGTTCAGAAAGTAAAAGACGACCAAAAAGTGAAGGTGAAATACCAGGATCCGAAGAAAGTTCTTCAGTCTCTAAAATTAAAAGCAGAGTAA
- a CDS encoding NAD(P)/FAD-dependent oxidoreductase, with the protein MKNVDYIIVGDGYAALFFAHQLLLNNKSFVVFSEGKKSASQISAGIINPVVLKKFTTFWLAQEQINFLKLSLKEVESYTGENYLIDSPIHRIFHDENEQKLWLKKSDNEELKNFLAENFDHLNGVKNDFHTGKVNQSARLNVKGFFAGLLTYLEDKENLVKEKFDYSRIDISNSIYKDFNFKNILFCEGMGVKENPYFSEIAVIPNKGHHIRVKLSEDIPKDITIKKKHFLFPLNDNLHFYGGTYDREQMHHEIDHSAVEQLQNGLSEFYPGDFEIKEVHFGFRPTVKDRRPILGRHAQHSNFYVFNGLGARGILNGCYFSKTLFEYIENNIPLPKEISIDRF; encoded by the coding sequence ATGAAAAATGTAGATTACATCATCGTTGGTGATGGTTATGCAGCTTTGTTTTTTGCGCATCAATTGCTTTTAAATAATAAATCATTTGTGGTTTTCTCGGAAGGTAAAAAAAGTGCTTCTCAGATTTCTGCAGGAATAATCAACCCTGTAGTATTGAAAAAGTTTACTACATTTTGGCTAGCACAGGAGCAGATTAATTTTTTAAAATTATCACTAAAAGAAGTCGAATCTTATACAGGGGAAAATTATTTAATAGATTCTCCTATCCACAGAATTTTTCATGATGAGAACGAACAGAAACTTTGGCTTAAAAAATCAGACAATGAAGAGTTGAAAAACTTTTTAGCTGAAAATTTTGATCATTTAAATGGTGTAAAAAACGACTTTCACACCGGAAAGGTCAATCAGTCAGCCAGACTAAATGTTAAAGGGTTTTTTGCAGGTTTATTAACTTATTTAGAAGATAAAGAGAATTTAGTCAAAGAAAAATTCGATTATTCTAGAATTGATATCTCAAATTCTATTTACAAAGATTTTAACTTTAAAAATATTTTATTTTGTGAAGGAATGGGAGTGAAAGAAAATCCCTATTTTTCAGAAATTGCTGTGATCCCAAACAAGGGACATCATATTCGTGTTAAACTTTCTGAGGATATTCCAAAGGATATTACAATTAAGAAAAAGCACTTTCTTTTTCCGTTAAATGATAATCTCCATTTTTATGGTGGAACATATGATCGGGAACAAATGCATCACGAAATCGATCATTCTGCAGTCGAACAACTTCAAAATGGACTTTCTGAATTTTATCCAGGTGATTTTGAAATTAAAGAAGTGCATTTTGGCTTCAGGCCAACAGTGAAAGATAGAAGACCTATTTTAGGAAGACACGCTCAGCATTCTAATTTTTATGTTTTTAATGGGTTAGGTGCCCGCGGAATTCTTAATGGTTGTTATTTTTCAAAAACATTGTTTGAATATATAGAAAATAATATTCCTTTACCTAAAGAGATTTCAATCGATAGATTTTAA
- a CDS encoding efflux RND transporter permease subunit: protein MFKKFIRRPVLSIVISLIIVFMGVLSLMKLPITQFPAISPPKVNITATYPGANNELLIKSVVIPLERGLNGLPGMKYMTSDAGNDGETSIQVVFDLGTDPNVAAVNVQNRVSSVVNKLPPLVVREGVKITREEPNMLMYINLYSDDPKADQKFLFNYADINVMSELRRVSGVGFADILGTREYAMRIWLKPDRLTAYNISADEVMEALNQQSLEASPGKTGESSGKRSQSFEYILKYSGRFNNEKDYGNIILKAKSAGEFVRLKDVADIEFGSSMYDIYSTLNGKPSAAITVKQSYGSNASDVIKNVKTLMAQLEKTNFPKGMHYDISYDVSRFLDASIEKVVHTLFEAFILVAIVVFLFLGDWRSTLIPAIAVPVSLVGTFAVMSAFGITLNMISLFALVMAIGVVVDDAIVVIEAVHAKMEEKGLSALKATEEAMHEISGAIIAITLVMAAVFIPVAFMSGPVGVFYRQFSITMASSIILSGVVALTLTPALCALILKNNHGKAKKKGPITIFLDKFNNLFNKGAGKYEKLLNKTVTKKFITLPLLLIFCACTYFLSNSLPSGFIPSEDQGMIYAIIQTPPGSTLERTNQIAKELLRESEDIDGVQSVSSLAGYEILTEGTGSNSGTCLINLKSWDERSESAAEIIEKLEEKAKNIPGANIEFFQPPSIPGYGAAGGFELRLLDKAGSGDYQKMEQVSTDFVKELKKRPELGSAFTFYSASFPQYLLKIDNDLAEQKGVSIEKAMDNLSTLIGSNYETSFIRFDRPYKVIVQAGPQYRALPSDLMKLYVKNDKDQMVPYSDFMHLEKVYGLSEITRHNMYNSSEVSGTPAPGYSSGQAIKAIQEVADKTLPRGFGIDWAGISKDEVGRGNEAVFIFLICLGFVYLILSAQYESFILPLPVILSLPTGIFGAFLCLKLLGLENNIYAQVAMVMLIGLLGKNAVLIIEFAVQKKAEEGISVAKAAIEGAAVRFRPILMTSFAFVAGLIPLVMATGPGAVGNRTIGTAAAGGMLLGTVFGLMIIPGLYYIFGTIADKTRLAKYEEENPLTEQTEPYQHDDKHEDL, encoded by the coding sequence ATGTTTAAAAAATTCATCCGCAGACCCGTTCTGTCGATTGTAATCTCTTTGATTATCGTTTTTATGGGAGTTTTATCGTTAATGAAACTTCCAATTACCCAATTTCCTGCGATTTCGCCTCCAAAAGTAAATATTACGGCAACCTATCCCGGAGCGAACAACGAATTGTTGATTAAGTCTGTAGTTATTCCTTTAGAAAGAGGGCTAAATGGCCTTCCAGGAATGAAATATATGACTTCCGATGCAGGAAATGATGGAGAAACTTCCATTCAGGTGGTTTTTGATCTGGGAACTGATCCGAATGTTGCGGCGGTAAACGTTCAGAACCGTGTTTCTTCAGTAGTGAATAAGCTTCCGCCTTTGGTAGTGCGTGAAGGGGTGAAAATTACCCGTGAAGAACCAAATATGTTGATGTACATTAACTTGTACAGTGATGATCCGAAAGCTGACCAGAAATTCCTTTTCAACTATGCAGATATCAATGTAATGTCTGAATTGAGAAGGGTAAGTGGTGTTGGTTTTGCCGATATTTTGGGAACCCGTGAATATGCAATGCGTATTTGGTTGAAACCTGACAGATTAACGGCTTATAATATTTCAGCTGATGAAGTAATGGAGGCTTTAAACCAACAAAGTTTAGAAGCTTCTCCCGGAAAAACAGGAGAAAGTTCGGGGAAACGTTCTCAGTCCTTTGAATATATTTTGAAATATTCCGGACGTTTTAATAATGAAAAAGACTACGGAAATATTATTCTTAAAGCCAAGTCTGCCGGCGAATTTGTTAGGCTGAAAGATGTTGCTGATATCGAGTTTGGTTCTTCGATGTATGATATTTATTCTACATTAAACGGAAAACCATCTGCTGCAATTACAGTAAAACAATCTTATGGTTCGAATGCAAGTGACGTTATCAAAAACGTAAAAACATTGATGGCTCAGTTGGAGAAAACCAACTTCCCGAAAGGAATGCATTACGACATTAGTTATGACGTATCAAGATTCTTGGATGCCTCTATTGAGAAAGTAGTTCATACTTTATTTGAAGCCTTTATTTTGGTGGCGATTGTGGTGTTTTTATTCTTAGGAGATTGGCGTTCAACGTTGATTCCGGCAATTGCAGTTCCGGTTTCGTTAGTGGGAACTTTTGCAGTAATGTCCGCATTTGGAATTACTTTAAATATGATTTCGCTCTTCGCTTTGGTAATGGCAATTGGGGTCGTCGTCGATGATGCAATTGTGGTGATTGAAGCTGTTCACGCCAAAATGGAAGAGAAAGGTCTTTCCGCATTAAAGGCAACAGAAGAGGCAATGCACGAAATCAGTGGAGCAATTATCGCAATTACTTTGGTAATGGCAGCGGTATTTATTCCGGTGGCGTTTATGTCGGGTCCGGTGGGAGTTTTCTACCGTCAGTTTTCGATTACCATGGCATCTTCGATTATTCTTTCGGGAGTTGTTGCGTTAACGTTAACTCCGGCTTTATGTGCTTTAATTCTAAAGAATAATCACGGAAAAGCGAAGAAGAAAGGGCCAATCACTATATTTTTAGATAAATTCAACAATTTATTTAATAAAGGAGCTGGGAAATATGAAAAGTTATTGAATAAAACAGTCACTAAAAAGTTTATTACACTTCCTTTATTGTTAATTTTCTGTGCTTGTACTTACTTTTTAAGCAACTCATTGCCTTCAGGATTTATTCCTAGTGAAGACCAGGGGATGATTTATGCGATTATTCAAACTCCACCGGGTTCAACTTTAGAAAGAACGAATCAGATTGCTAAAGAATTATTGAGAGAATCTGAAGATATCGATGGCGTACAGTCGGTTTCATCTTTGGCAGGTTATGAAATTTTAACGGAAGGAACGGGTTCAAACTCAGGAACGTGTTTGATTAACCTTAAAAGTTGGGATGAGCGTTCAGAATCTGCTGCCGAAATCATCGAAAAGCTCGAAGAAAAAGCCAAAAATATTCCGGGAGCCAATATTGAGTTTTTCCAACCGCCTTCTATTCCTGGTTATGGTGCTGCAGGTGGTTTTGAATTAAGACTTTTGGATAAAGCCGGAAGTGGAGATTATCAAAAAATGGAACAGGTGAGTACAGATTTTGTGAAAGAATTGAAAAAACGTCCGGAATTAGGTTCTGCATTTACTTTCTATTCTGCGAGTTTTCCTCAGTATTTGCTTAAAATCGATAATGATTTAGCCGAACAAAAAGGCGTGAGCATAGAAAAAGCAATGGATAATCTTTCTACTTTGATCGGTTCAAACTACGAAACAAGTTTCATCCGTTTCGACAGACCTTATAAAGTGATTGTTCAGGCGGGCCCGCAATATCGTGCTTTGCCAAGTGACTTGATGAAATTGTATGTGAAAAACGACAAAGACCAAATGGTTCCATATTCAGATTTTATGCATTTGGAAAAAGTGTATGGTCTATCCGAAATCACGAGACATAATATGTACAATTCTTCTGAGGTAAGTGGAACTCCCGCGCCGGGTTACAGTTCCGGACAGGCAATTAAAGCTATCCAGGAAGTTGCCGATAAAACGTTACCAAGAGGTTTCGGAATCGACTGGGCAGGGATTTCAAAAGACGAAGTAGGTCGTGGAAACGAAGCTGTATTTATCTTCCTGATTTGTTTAGGATTTGTTTATTTAATTCTTTCGGCGCAGTATGAAAGCTTTATTCTTCCTTTACCGGTAATTCTTTCATTGCCGACAGGTATTTTCGGAGCATTTTTATGTCTGAAACTTTTAGGATTAGAAAACAACATTTACGCACAGGTTGCGATGGTCATGCTAATCGGACTTTTAGGTAAAAATGCGGTATTGATTATTGAATTTGCTGTTCAGAAAAAAGCTGAAGAGGGAATTTCGGTGGCGAAAGCAGCGATTGAAGGTGCAGCAGTACGTTTCAGACCTATTTTGATGACTTCATTTGCATTCGTTGCAGGATTAATTCCTTTGGTAATGGCAACCGGACCGGGCGCTGTAGGAAATAGAACTATCGGAACCGCTGCTGCAGGAGGAATGCTTTTAGGAACCGTTTTCGGACTGATGATTATTCCAGGATTATATTACATTTTCGGAACCATTGCTGATAAAACCCGATTGGCAAAATATGAAGAAGAAAATCCTTTAACAGAACAAACAGAACCTTACCAACACGATGATAAACATGAAGATTTATAA
- a CDS encoding helix-turn-helix domain-containing protein: MQITNPFQTILDELGEVKDLLYSLKKEPEIELKKKLYSIKECSVILKLDYQTVRSHILKGNIKAEQIGRFYRVNHFDLMDALNEVKSLKYRR; the protein is encoded by the coding sequence ATGCAGATAACAAATCCATTTCAAACCATTCTTGACGAATTAGGGGAAGTGAAGGACTTGCTCTATTCTCTAAAAAAAGAACCTGAAATTGAGTTGAAAAAGAAACTGTACTCTATCAAAGAGTGTTCAGTAATTCTTAAACTTGATTACCAGACCGTACGCTCACACATTTTAAAAGGTAACATCAAAGCAGAACAGATAGGAAGATTCTATAGGGTCAACCATTTTGATCTGATGGATGCTTTAAACGAAGTCAAATCGCTTAAGTATAGAAGATAG
- the porN gene encoding type IX secretion system ring subunit PorN/GldN, producing MKKYISSLLVLASGFAFSQTILNASSPEEFRQMRAENMKKVGDTVISNKVTPLEYGFVDEKDILKSMTVWEIIDMNDKINQPFYYDNPNGLLAKTTRSLYQILLDAAMDGKIEEVYDDENFTTKLSMEGLKRKLESERVDEEAIDILNSGRQLTEDEKKRLIDHIRTTTDKVKVLKIMGMWFIDKRDGMMKYRPLGIAAMGPDPTSIGRLDAEGKLMEGANDLVDLFWVYYPKARDILANNYVYNRANSSADLSFDDVINARRFSSIIYKSSNGLGDGTIKDYVPRNAEEQLAESQKIKDQILQMENDMWNY from the coding sequence ATGAAAAAATATATTAGCAGTCTTTTAGTATTAGCTTCTGGGTTTGCATTCTCTCAGACTATTCTAAATGCTTCTTCTCCGGAAGAATTCAGACAAATGAGAGCTGAAAATATGAAAAAAGTTGGAGATACTGTTATTAGTAATAAAGTAACTCCTCTTGAATACGGCTTTGTTGATGAAAAAGACATCTTAAAAAGCATGACGGTTTGGGAAATTATCGATATGAACGATAAAATTAATCAACCTTTTTATTACGATAATCCTAATGGACTTCTTGCAAAAACTACAAGATCATTATATCAGATTCTTTTAGATGCTGCAATGGACGGTAAGATTGAAGAGGTTTATGATGACGAAAATTTCACTACTAAACTAAGCATGGAGGGGCTTAAGAGAAAATTAGAAAGTGAGAGAGTAGATGAAGAGGCTATCGATATTTTGAATTCAGGGAGACAGCTTACTGAAGATGAAAAAAAGAGACTAATTGACCATATTAGAACGACTACCGACAAAGTAAAAGTTCTAAAAATTATGGGAATGTGGTTTATCGACAAGAGAGATGGAATGATGAAATACAGACCTCTTGGTATTGCTGCAATGGGACCAGATCCAACTTCTATCGGAAGACTTGATGCTGAAGGTAAACTAATGGAAGGCGCTAATGATCTCGTAGATTTATTCTGGGTTTATTATCCAAAAGCAAGAGATATTTTAGCAAATAATTATGTGTACAACAGAGCAAATTCGTCTGCGGATTTATCTTTTGATGATGTAATCAATGCTAGAAGATTCTCATCAATTATCTACAAGTCAAGCAACGGTCTTGGAGACGGTACTATTAAAGATTATGTTCCTAGAAATGCTGAAGAGCAATTGGCTGAAAGCCAAAAAATCAAGGATCAGATTCTTCAAATGGAAAACGATATGTGGAATTACTAA
- a CDS encoding primase-helicase family protein gives MSEKIPYLRVGTSYYKTIEKPLISGDKISILVRWNRETIISDHGKIYVSKVSKYDGFCCIPSHLDYKQIIDGFYNMYNEIPYQPINENTSSEALENKIPFSLKFMEHIFGEQLELGLDYIKILLESPTQILPILCLVSKERSTGKSTFIKWLKSIFGLNMTYIKGDSFSSQFNSDWTSMLIVAIDEVFFDKKEITERLKYLSTTDKDKKEAKGKDREEVEFFGKFILCSNNEDNFIQIDENEIRFWIIKVKSIRSENTEFLHNLNKEIPYFLRYLIQRPFHSHKQTRMWFTDSQIRTKALQKLVWKNNNKLESKIIELLYEFFESTEDGKIHCIPQDIFNMLGKMFAKQYWTVNDVRKILKENWKLEPQSNSLAYIKYDIDYGGSFYQQNKTGRYFTIERNFILQKFDEMMN, from the coding sequence ATGAGCGAAAAAATCCCATACCTCAGAGTAGGCACAAGCTATTATAAAACTATCGAGAAACCATTGATCTCCGGAGACAAGATATCAATTTTGGTACGTTGGAACCGTGAAACTATAATTAGCGACCACGGAAAAATCTATGTTTCAAAAGTTTCAAAGTACGATGGTTTCTGCTGTATTCCTTCTCATCTTGACTATAAGCAGATCATCGACGGATTCTACAATATGTATAATGAGATTCCTTATCAACCAATCAATGAAAATACAAGTTCTGAAGCTTTAGAAAACAAAATTCCATTCTCACTAAAATTTATGGAGCATATTTTCGGAGAGCAATTAGAATTAGGTTTGGATTACATAAAGATATTACTTGAAAGTCCAACACAGATACTTCCGATTCTTTGCTTAGTAAGTAAGGAAAGATCCACTGGTAAATCTACTTTTATCAAATGGCTGAAATCTATCTTTGGATTAAATATGACCTACATCAAGGGAGATTCATTTAGTAGTCAGTTCAATTCAGATTGGACTTCTATGCTGATAGTCGCTATTGACGAAGTATTCTTTGATAAAAAAGAAATCACCGAACGCTTAAAATATCTTTCTACGACTGACAAAGACAAAAAGGAGGCAAAGGGAAAAGATCGTGAAGAAGTCGAATTCTTTGGCAAATTCATTCTCTGTTCCAATAATGAAGATAACTTCATTCAGATTGATGAAAATGAGATCAGATTCTGGATTATCAAAGTAAAATCAATCAGAAGCGAGAACACTGAATTTCTACACAATCTAAACAAAGAAATCCCATATTTTCTACGGTATCTGATACAAAGACCTTTTCACAGTCATAAGCAGACAAGGATGTGGTTCACAGATTCACAGATCAGAACAAAGGCTCTTCAGAAACTGGTCTGGAAAAATAATAACAAACTGGAATCCAAAATAATCGAACTTTTATATGAGTTTTTCGAAAGTACTGAAGACGGCAAGATCCATTGTATCCCTCAGGATATTTTTAATATGCTTGGTAAGATGTTCGCCAAACAATATTGGACAGTCAATGATGTCCGGAAAATATTGAAAGAAAACTGGAAACTCGAACCTCAAAGTAATTCTTTGGCATATATCAAATATGATATTGATTACGGCGGGAGCTTCTACCAACAGAATAAAACAGGACGGTATTTTACAATAGAAAGGAATTTTATTCTTCAAAAATTTGATGAAATGATGAATTAA
- a CDS encoding TolC family protein, producing MKIYNKYIAAIAVSLVLASCKAPMATVIQDDVKNNIPENFKQDEQPDVNNNSGTTPWRQFFTDPNLVSLIETSLKNNQELMITLQEIEIAKSGVVAKKGKLSPTVRAGLGAGLKKAGRYTSEGAGDASTDIEPGKEMPDPLGNFEGGLMANWEIDIWKKLRNEKDAAVAHYLSTVEGKNFVLSNLIEEVADNYYELLALDNQMDIIQQYIKLQTRALEIAKIQKQAAAATELAVKKFEAELAKSKATEYTIRQEITEKENQINALCGRYPQPIVRTKESFMSTIPQTVYTGIPSQLLANRPDIKQAELELKSAKLDVEAARKEFYPSLEISATLGLEAFKPSYLVKLPESIAYNLVGELAGPLINKSAIKANFQTADAKQIQALYEYDKTILNAYLDISNLMSKVKNIDQYYQLKSQETQALDQSIDIANQLFKNSRADYLEVLLNQRDALDAKMELIEAKQKQLSTVVDIYKGLGGGWK from the coding sequence ATGAAGATTTATAATAAATATATTGCAGCCATTGCTGTATCGCTTGTTTTAGCAAGCTGTAAGGCACCTATGGCGACGGTTATTCAAGACGATGTTAAAAATAATATTCCTGAGAATTTTAAGCAAGATGAACAGCCGGATGTTAATAACAATAGCGGAACAACTCCTTGGAGACAGTTTTTTACCGACCCAAATTTGGTAAGCTTAATTGAAACTTCCCTGAAAAATAATCAGGAGTTGATGATTACCCTTCAGGAAATCGAGATTGCCAAAAGTGGAGTCGTTGCTAAAAAAGGAAAACTTTCTCCAACCGTAAGGGCAGGATTAGGAGCAGGACTGAAAAAAGCGGGTCGCTACACAAGCGAAGGAGCAGGTGACGCTTCCACGGATATTGAACCTGGAAAAGAAATGCCTGATCCGCTTGGAAATTTTGAAGGTGGCTTGATGGCCAACTGGGAAATCGACATCTGGAAAAAACTTAGAAATGAAAAAGATGCTGCCGTTGCACATTATCTTTCAACCGTTGAAGGTAAAAATTTTGTTCTTTCAAATTTGATTGAAGAAGTTGCCGATAATTATTATGAATTATTGGCGCTGGATAATCAGATGGATATTATTCAGCAGTACATCAAATTGCAGACAAGAGCTTTAGAAATTGCTAAAATTCAAAAACAAGCCGCCGCCGCCACAGAATTGGCAGTGAAAAAGTTTGAAGCTGAATTGGCAAAATCAAAAGCGACAGAATATACAATTCGTCAGGAAATCACTGAAAAGGAAAATCAGATCAATGCACTTTGTGGTCGTTATCCGCAACCGATCGTGAGAACGAAGGAAAGCTTTATGTCTACCATTCCACAAACGGTTTATACAGGAATTCCGTCTCAATTATTGGCGAATCGCCCAGATATTAAACAGGCCGAATTAGAATTAAAATCAGCAAAATTGGATGTTGAAGCGGCAAGAAAAGAATTCTATCCAAGCTTGGAAATTTCTGCTACTTTAGGATTGGAAGCTTTTAAACCTTCTTATTTAGTAAAATTGCCGGAGTCTATTGCTTACAATTTGGTAGGTGAATTGGCTGGTCCGCTGATTAATAAAAGTGCCATCAAAGCAAATTTCCAGACAGCAGATGCAAAACAGATTCAGGCATTGTATGAGTACGATAAAACGATTTTGAATGCGTATTTAGATATTTCAAATCTGATGTCGAAAGTGAAAAACATCGACCAGTATTATCAATTGAAATCTCAGGAAACACAGGCTTTAGATCAATCCATTGATATTGCGAATCAGCTTTTCAAAAATTCGAGAGCAGATTATCTGGAAGTTCTTTTAAACCAAAGAGATGCTTTAGATGCAAAAATGGAACTCATCGAAGCCAAGCAAAAGCAATTAAGCACCGTTGTCGACATTTATAAAGGTTTAGGCGGCGGCTGGAAATAG